The Toxotes jaculatrix isolate fToxJac2 chromosome 21, fToxJac2.pri, whole genome shotgun sequence genome includes a region encoding these proteins:
- the ube2d1b gene encoding ubiquitin-conjugating enzyme E2 D1b: MALKRIQKELQDLQRDPPAQCSAGPVGDDLFHWQATIMGPGDSPYQGGVFFLTIHFPTDYPFKPPKVAFTTKIYHPNINSNGSICLDILRSQWSPALTVSKVLLSICSLLCDPNPDDPLVPDIAHIYKNDKDKYNKLAKEWTQKYAM, translated from the exons ATGGCACTGAAAAGAATACAAAAG gagctgcaggaccTGCAGAGAGACCCTCCAGCACAGTGCTCTGCTGGACCAGTGGGGGATGACt TGTTTCATTGGCAGGCGACCATAATGGGTCCA GGTGATAGTCCTTACCAAggaggagttttttttctcacaatcCACTTCCCCACCGACTACCCATTCAAGCCACCAAAG GTAGCATTTACAACAAAGATTTATCACCCAAATATTAACAGCAATGGCAGTATCTGTTTGGACATTCTACGGTCACAATGGTCTCCAGCACTAACAGTGTCTAAAG TTTTATTGTCCATATGTTCGTTGCTTTGTGATCCAAACCCAGATGATCCCTTAGTTCCAGACATAGCGCACATCTACAAGAACGACAAAGACAA atacaaCAAACTAGCAAAAGAATGGACCCAAAAGTATGccatgtaa